A DNA window from Myxocyprinus asiaticus isolate MX2 ecotype Aquarium Trade chromosome 15, UBuf_Myxa_2, whole genome shotgun sequence contains the following coding sequences:
- the zgc:101716 gene encoding uncharacterized protein C8orf76 isoform X4: MEILGSTFDDSVFEESRNRVSAAALPTYEPKLCEPLWFCHNENIEDALQEQKTLKYRGDLAYRRKQYQLALDEYTSCLSLVPGGNTSVKRDVLEGIARCYCHLGRKEEALNACEMLRLEVSNTCHLTCLLQLELSIHEHYRDLTNSISSLQQLCCLHPYHPWHWLNLAKSYQRLLESDTCSERSRHFHPNRTEKERDKKSMTNNILELKTIMCFIRTRLLIDILRIQQFSFVLENSQRALQDIEEALHVLQPEEKTLQTISELNRRNNTHDVT, translated from the exons ATGGAGATTCTGGGCAGCACTTTTGATGATTCTGTGTTTGAGGAATCACGCAACAGAGTCTCAGCGGCAGCTCTGCCTACATACGAGCCCAAACTCTGCGAACCTCTG TGGTTTTGTCACAATGAAAATATCGAAGATGCATTACAGGAGCAAAAAACCCTTAAATATCGAGGGGATCTGGCGTACAGGAGAAAACAGTATCAG TTGGCTCTGGATGAGTACACATCCTGCCTCTCTCTGGTACCTGGTGGAAACACATCAGTTAAGAGAGATGTGCTGGAAGGGATTGCACGATGTTACTGTCATCTGGGAAGAAAAGAAGAGGCTCTAAATGCCTGCGAGATGCTG AGGCTAGAAGTATCCAACACCTGTCACCTCACCTGCCTCCTTCAGTTGGAACTGAGCATTCATGAACATTATAGAGATCTTACAAACAGCATCTCCAGCCTGCAGCAGTTGTGCTGCCTGCATCCGTACCACCCATGGCACTGGCTGAATCTGGCCAAGAGCTATCAGAGACTCCTGGAGTCTGATACCTGCTCAGAGAGATCCAGACATTTCCAccccaacagaactgagaaagaACGTGACAAGAAATCGATGACAAATAACATTTTAGAACTGAAGACCATCATGTGCTTTATTAGAACAAG GCTGCTCATTGACATCCTGAGGATTCAGCAGTTCTCATTTGTGCTGGAGAACAGCCAAAGGGCTCTTCAAGACATTGAGGAAGCACTACATGTTCTGCAGCCAGAGGAGAAAACGCTTCAAACGATTTCTGAG CTAAACAGACG
- the zgc:101716 gene encoding uncharacterized protein C8orf76 isoform X5: MEILGSTFDDSVFEESRNRVSAAALPTYEPKLCEPLWFCHNENIEDALQEQKTLKYRGDLAYRRKQYQLALDEYTSCLSLVPGGNTSVKRDVLEGIARCYCHLGRKEEALNACEMLRLEVSNTCHLTCLLQLELSIHEHYRDLTNSISSLQQLCCLHPYHPWHWLNLAKSYQRLLESDTCSERSRHFHPNRTEKERDKKSMTNNILELKTIMCFIRTRLLIDILRIQQFSFVLENSQRALQDIEEALHVLQPEEKTLQTISENTNEDF, from the exons ATGGAGATTCTGGGCAGCACTTTTGATGATTCTGTGTTTGAGGAATCACGCAACAGAGTCTCAGCGGCAGCTCTGCCTACATACGAGCCCAAACTCTGCGAACCTCTG TGGTTTTGTCACAATGAAAATATCGAAGATGCATTACAGGAGCAAAAAACCCTTAAATATCGAGGGGATCTGGCGTACAGGAGAAAACAGTATCAG TTGGCTCTGGATGAGTACACATCCTGCCTCTCTCTGGTACCTGGTGGAAACACATCAGTTAAGAGAGATGTGCTGGAAGGGATTGCACGATGTTACTGTCATCTGGGAAGAAAAGAAGAGGCTCTAAATGCCTGCGAGATGCTG AGGCTAGAAGTATCCAACACCTGTCACCTCACCTGCCTCCTTCAGTTGGAACTGAGCATTCATGAACATTATAGAGATCTTACAAACAGCATCTCCAGCCTGCAGCAGTTGTGCTGCCTGCATCCGTACCACCCATGGCACTGGCTGAATCTGGCCAAGAGCTATCAGAGACTCCTGGAGTCTGATACCTGCTCAGAGAGATCCAGACATTTCCAccccaacagaactgagaaagaACGTGACAAGAAATCGATGACAAATAACATTTTAGAACTGAAGACCATCATGTGCTTTATTAGAACAAG GCTGCTCATTGACATCCTGAGGATTCAGCAGTTCTCATTTGTGCTGGAGAACAGCCAAAGGGCTCTTCAAGACATTGAGGAAGCACTACATGTTCTGCAGCCAGAGGAGAAAACGCTTCAAACGATTTCTGAG aacacaaatgaagatttttag
- the zgc:101716 gene encoding uncharacterized protein C8orf76 isoform X3, with amino-acid sequence MEILGSTFDDSVFEESRNRVSAAALPTYEPKLCEPLWFCHNENIEDALQEQKTLKYRGDLAYRRKQYQLALDEYTSCLSLVPGGNTSVKRDVLEGIARCYCHLGRKEEALNACEMLRLEVSNTCHLTCLLQLELSIHEHYRDLTNSISSLQQLCCLHPYHPWHWLNLAKSYQRLLESDTCSERSRHFHPNRTEKERDKKSMTNNILELKTIMCFIRTRLLIDILRIQQFSFVLENSQRALQDIEEALHVLQPEEKTLQTISEKVNMRMSDGRRPQSREDEGGKPRW; translated from the exons ATGGAGATTCTGGGCAGCACTTTTGATGATTCTGTGTTTGAGGAATCACGCAACAGAGTCTCAGCGGCAGCTCTGCCTACATACGAGCCCAAACTCTGCGAACCTCTG TGGTTTTGTCACAATGAAAATATCGAAGATGCATTACAGGAGCAAAAAACCCTTAAATATCGAGGGGATCTGGCGTACAGGAGAAAACAGTATCAG TTGGCTCTGGATGAGTACACATCCTGCCTCTCTCTGGTACCTGGTGGAAACACATCAGTTAAGAGAGATGTGCTGGAAGGGATTGCACGATGTTACTGTCATCTGGGAAGAAAAGAAGAGGCTCTAAATGCCTGCGAGATGCTG AGGCTAGAAGTATCCAACACCTGTCACCTCACCTGCCTCCTTCAGTTGGAACTGAGCATTCATGAACATTATAGAGATCTTACAAACAGCATCTCCAGCCTGCAGCAGTTGTGCTGCCTGCATCCGTACCACCCATGGCACTGGCTGAATCTGGCCAAGAGCTATCAGAGACTCCTGGAGTCTGATACCTGCTCAGAGAGATCCAGACATTTCCAccccaacagaactgagaaagaACGTGACAAGAAATCGATGACAAATAACATTTTAGAACTGAAGACCATCATGTGCTTTATTAGAACAAG GCTGCTCATTGACATCCTGAGGATTCAGCAGTTCTCATTTGTGCTGGAGAACAGCCAAAGGGCTCTTCAAGACATTGAGGAAGCACTACATGTTCTGCAGCCAGAGGAGAAAACGCTTCAAACGATTTCTGAG
- the dcaf13 gene encoding DDB1- and CUL4-associated factor 13 gives MKVKVLCRNPDDYVRETVRDIQRVPRNYDPTLHPFEVPREYTRALNATKLEKVFAKPFVAALDGHRDGISCIAKHAKSLSTVLSGACDGEVKVWNLPKRECLRSVQAHEGFVRGICSRFCGTSFFTVGEDKTIKQWSMEAPGYGVKEEPINTILGKGVFTGIDHHQREGMFTTCGQTVDIWDEQRTSPIRSFSWGVDSFSCVRYNPVETELLASCASDRSIVLYDMRESAPLRKVIMQLRSNTLCWNPMEAYYFTCSSEDYNLYTYDMRYLDVPVAVHMDHVSAVLDVDYSPTGREFVSASFDKTIRIFQKDKGHSREVYHTKRMQHVICVRWSADNKYIMSGSDEMNIRLWKANASEKLGVLTAREKAAANYNKKLIEKFQHHPQVRRIARHRHLPRGVLKQKRELREMKEARRRKERNVRKHSKPGSVPVVTEKEKHVVAVVE, from the exons ATGAAAGTTAAAGTGCTTTGCAGAAACCCGGACGACTATGTTCGCGAGACAGTCAGAGATATACAGCGAG TGCCCAGGAACTATGACCCGACCCTGCATCCTTTTGAGGTGCCCAGGGAATACACCAGAGCCCTGAATGCCACCAAACTGGAAAAGGTGTTTGCCAAACCCTTCGTGGCTGCACTAGATGGCCACAGAGATGGAATCAGCTGCATCGCCAAACACGCCAAAAGCCTTTCGACAGTCTTATCTGGAGCCTGTGATGGGGAG GTTAAAGTGTGGAACCTTCCTAAGCGTGAATGTCTGAGGTCAGTCCAGGCTCATGAAGGATTTGTACGAGGAATTTGCTCCCGCTTTTGTGGCACCTCCTTTTTTACG GTTGGAGAGGACAAGACCATCAAACAGTGGAGCATGGAGGCACCAGGATATGGAGTGAAGGAGGAACCTATTAACACTATTTTGGGAAAG GGCGTGTTCACAGGTATCGACCACCACCAGAGAGAGGGCATGTTCACAACCTGCGGTCAGACGGTGGATATCTGGGATGAGCAGAGAACCAGTCCCATCCGCTCCTTCAGCTGGGGTGTGGACAGCTTCAGCTGCGTCCGATACAACCCTGTGGAG ACCGAGCTTCTCGCCAGCTGTGCGTCAGACAGAAGTATCGTCTTGTATGACATGAGAGAATCTGCGCCACTCCGAAAG GTCATCATGCAATTGAGAAGCAATACGCTTTGCTGGAACCCAATGGAAGCTTATTATTTTACCTGCTCCAGTGAAGACTACAA TCTCTATACTTACGATATGAGGTATCTGGATGTTCCTGTGGCTGTGCACATGGATCATGTGTCTGCTGTTCTGGATGTGGATTATTCACCTACAGGAAGGGAGTTTGTATCTGCCAGTTTTGATAAAACCATTCGCATCTTTCAGAAGGACAAAGGCCACAGCAG AGAGGTGTACCACACCAAACGTATGCAGCATGTCATCTGTGTGAGATGGTCGGccgacaacaaatacatcatgaGCGGCTCAGATGAAATGAACATTCGCCTGTGGAAGGCCAACGCCTCGGAGAAGCTCGGAGTG CTGACAGCCCGAGAGAAAGCTGCAGCAAACTACAACAAGAAGCTGATAGAGAAGTTCCAGCACCACCCACAGGTGAGACGCATTGCCCGTCATCGCCACCTGCCCAGAGGAGTCCTGAAACAGAAGAGAGAGCTAAGGGAAATGAAAGAAGCCCGACGCAGAAA AGAACGAAACGTACGCAAACACAGCAAGCCAGGATCTGTTCCCGTGGTGACCGAAAAGGAGAAACATGTGGTGGCTGTTGTGGAATAA